The following coding sequences are from one Syngnathus acus chromosome 14, fSynAcu1.2, whole genome shotgun sequence window:
- the smg8 gene encoding protein SMG8: protein MKEVNMAFPVSLEALLRSAVSEDAEHRDDGLCVVGIFGKSDMQLNALKESLVNTLADKHVFSAFGGADNGDGSGGIQALYNPDNRVLYLMLTSVCDGRQLLRACQSPGAGSGHADSHDFWKGLERQHCLRLLYLFSVCHVLLLVHPSHTFDVTYDRLFRALDALRQKALPLIRAAVKDCPVSKEWKVNCRPCPPRLLFVFQMSGTLKVLNGSESGAHPDKPKKHSPRRRLQHALEDQIYRIFRKSRVLTNQSSNCLFTVPANQAFVYVLPASSDEDSVGSLLGQLRSNCILCEQDSGTLVSGPRRYQQTRPSARQGLVEQSGATMGAVPTDCSLKEFLWQHVELVLTKKGFDDSVGRNPQPCHFELPSYSKWAQVALKLHQALTGGDEDDVAEMAAKVQAQLKVLDGFLNADAKFSENRCQKALPLAHSAYQANLPHNYTTAVHKNQLAQALRVYSQHARGVAFQRYALQVHEDCYKFWSNGHQLCEERSLSDQHCVHKFHLLPQSGEKTDMDHNPPILNHNSRGRSTSSCNCGRKQAPRDDPFDVQAANYDFYQAQEEKCCGKLERIHFPIFQPSTPDPAPASNQAERPPSEADADRLREPGAAHSHTPGDTSLSLALSLGQSTGSLGPYGDGESTTTAGADGQVQQKRPSLADRQPSTVEYLPGMMHSGCPKGLLPKISSWSLVKLGPAKSYNCHTGLDQPGFLPGASFLLPWDLMIRSRSEDDPSEPLDGGASSWPVPNKTLVGKRGGAGGPGRARRRDDSARAYVGFEYEDGRGRRFIGSGPDKVVKVLGPGGAKEPAGRVLNSDMPLYVPSPSQGRGVKPHFAQLMRLFIVVPDAPLEVTLNPQVQPGPPPCPVFHPEQTDLVLPPDGLWVLRFPYAYGTELAPCYPPKENQPLGNYKVLRGILKANTQPQ from the exons ATGAAGGAAGTCAACATGGCCTTCCCCGTGAGCTTGGAGGCGCTTCTGCGATCGGCCGTCTCAGAGGACGCCGAGCACCGGGACGACGGTCTGTGCGTGGTGGGCATCTTCGGCAAAAGTGATATGCAGCTGAACGCCCTCAAAGAGTCCCTCGTCAACACTCTGGCGGACAAGCACGTCTTCtccgcgttcggcggtgcggaCAACGGGGACGGAAGCGGGGGCATCCAGGCGCTCTACAACCCGGACAACCGCGTCTTGTACCTGATGCTCACCTCCGTGTGCGACGGCCGCCAGCTGCTGCGAGCCTGTCAGTCCCCGGGCGCTGGCAGCGGCCACGCCGATTCGCACGACTTTTGGAAGGGGCTGGAGCGTCAGCATTGTCTCCGCCTGCTCTACTTGTTCTCGGTGTGCCACGTCCTGCTGCTCGTCCACCCGAGCCACACGTTCGACGTCACCTACGACAGGCTCTTCCGAGCCCTGGACGCCCTGAGGCAAAAGGCGCTGCCTCTCATCCGGGCCGCCGTCAAGGACTGCCCGGTGTCCAAGGAATGGAAGGTCAACTGTCGGCCGTGCCCGCCTCGGCTCCTCTTCGTCTTCCAGATGAGCGGAACGCTCAAG GTCCTCAATGGTTCAGAGTCAGGCGCCCACCCGGACAAACCCAAGAAGCACTCGCCCCGGCGGCGTCTGCAGCACGCCCTGGAGGATCAAATCTACCGCATCTTCCGCAAAAGTCGCGTCCTGACCAACCAAAGCAGCAACTGCCTGTTCACCGTGCCCGCCAACCAGGCCTTCGTCTACGTGCTGCCCGCATCATCTGACGAGGACTCTGTGGGCTCCCTGCTGGGCCAGCTGCGCTCCAACTGCATCCTGTGCGAGCAGGACTCGGGAACGCTGGTGTCCGGCCCGCGGCGCTACCAACAGACGCGGCCCTCGGCCCGACAGGGCCTTGTGGAACAATCGGGCGCGACTATGGGTGCCGTGCCGACCGACTGCAGTTTGAAGGAGTTCCTCTGGCAGCACGTGGAGCTGGTTCTGACCAAGAAAGGCTTTGATGACAGCGTGGGACGGAACCCACAGCCATGCCACTTTGAGCTGCCGTCTTACTCCAAGTGGGCACAG GTGGCGCTGAAGCTCCACCAGGCGCTGACCGGTGGCGACGAGGACGACGTGGCCGAGATGGCGGCCAAGGTTCAGGCCCAGCTGAAGGTGTTGGACGGCTTCCTGAACGCCGACGCCAAGTTCTCAGAGAACCGGTGCCAGAAGGCGCTGCCCCTGGCCCACAGTGCGTACCAGGCCAACCTGCCACACAACTACACCACAGCCGTGCACAAGAACCAGCTGGCGCAGGCGCTGCGCGTCTACAGTCAGCACGCACGTGGCGTGGCTTTCCAGCGCTACGCCCTGCAGGTCCACGAGGACTGCTACAAGTTCTGGAGCAACGGGCACCAGCTATGCGAGGAGCGCAGCCTATCCGACCAGCACTGCGTTCACAAGTTTCACCTTCTGCCGCAATCGG GAGAGAAAACGGACATGGATCACAACCCGCCCATTCTGAACCAcaacagcagggggcgctcCACCAGCTCCTGCAACTGCGGAAGGAAGCAGGCGCCCCGCGACGACCCCTTTGACGTGCAGGCAGCAAACTACGATTTTTACCAG GCCCAGGAGGAGAAATGCTGCGGGAAGCTGGAGCGGATCCACTTCCCCATTTTCCAGCCCAGCACTCCCGACCCGGCCCCAGCCAGCAACCAGGCAGAGCGCCCGCCGTCCGAGGCCGACGCCGACCGGTTAAGGGAGCCCGGTGCCGCCCACAGCCACACGCCCGGCGACACCAGCCTGAGCTTGGCACTCAGCCTGGGCCAGTCCACCGGCAGCTTGGGTCCTTACGGGGACGGCGAGTCGACGACGACGGCCGGCGCCGATGGCCAAGTGCAACAGAAGCGTCCCAGCCTGGCTGACCGCCAGCCCTCCACCGTGGAGTACCTCCCGGGAATGATGCACTCGGGCTGCCCCAAGGGCCTCCTGCCCAAAATCTCCAGTTGGTCCCTGGTCAAACTGGGCCCGGCCAAGTCGTACAACTGCCACACAGGGCTGGACCAACCCGGCTTCCTCCCCGGCGCCTCCTTCCTGCTCCCGTGGGACTTGATGATCCGCTCCCGGTCCGAGGATGACCCGAGCGAGCCCCTGGATGGCGGCGCGTCCTCGTGGCCGGTCCCCAACAAGACGCTAGTGGGAAAGCGGGGGGGCGCGGGCGGACCAGGTAGGGCCCGGCGGCGGGACGACTCGGCGCGGGCCTACGTGGGCTTTGAATACGAAGACGGCCGGGGGCGGCGCTTCATCGGCTCGGGGCCCGACAAGGTTGTTAAGGTGCTGGGACCGGGCGGCGCCAAGGAGCCTGCTGGCAGGGTGCTCAACAGCGACATGCCCCTCTACGTGCCGTCGCCTTCGCAGGGACGAGGAGTGAAGCCTCACTTTGCTCAGCTGATGCGGCTTTTCATCGTTGTGCCAGACGCCCCGCTGGAAGTCACCCTCAACCCTCAG GTGCAGCCCGGGCCGCCGCCCTGCCCGGTGTTCCACCCGGAGCAGACGGACTTGGTGCTGCCCCCCGACGGCCTTTGGGTGCTGCGCTTCCCGTACGCCTATGGCACAGAGCTGGCACCCTGCTACCCCCCCAAGGAGAACCAGCCCCTTGGCAACTACAAGGTGCTGCGAGGAATCCTTAAAGCCAACACGCAACCACAGTGA
- the LOC119133619 gene encoding protein phosphatase 1E-like, with translation MMAGCATEEKTFRRFLELFLREMSPPLQDSDPLPSRPLTDLVCEDEVEGECLDLCLQHLYKYNCPCSLAAALARATSDSILQSDLTIHHLIKSMEDGVGPLPQIEAVKLTRLIFNRLFDTCNAWTKELPYRRRPQPYYETSIHAIKNMRRKMEDKHIIIPDFNTLFNIQDQEEQAFFAVFDGHGGVDAAIYAANHLHVNLARQDSLSQDPGEALRRAFKITDEHFVRKASRENLRCGTTGVVTFLRGQTLHVAWLGDSQVILVRRGEVVELMKPHKPDREDEKQRIEALGGCVIWFGTWRVNGSLSVSRAIGDSEHKPYICGDADHAAFPLDGSEDYLLLACDGFWDTVSPDEAVRVVSDHLQENAGDTAMVAHKLVASARDAGSSDNITVVAVFLRDPRTPPPPASTEEDDDEGAAEVEEEPVADAKEEPEEEEEEEEEDAGRAERGGEGGSAADNGGKSRGGWPLQQCSAPADLAYEDRTDSFTDRTSLSLGVPALGGRMPILRGSHFLEKRPLRRRSRLSFTDPLGPRTTWLFGRVPGPRRHLRCRRGFAEPPGSSPLHAIWRPGAAVPRLSRDATI, from the exons ATGATGGCCGGCTGTGCAACAGAGGAGAAAACCTTCCGACGGTTCTTGGAGCTCTTTCTCCGGGAAATGAGCCCTCCTCTGCAGGACAGCGACCCGCTGCCCTCGCGCCCCTTGACGGACTTGGTGTGTGAGGACGAGGTGGAGGGGGAATGCCTCGATTTGTGTCTGCAGCACCTCTACAAATA TAACTGTCCATGCTCACTGGCGGCAGCTTTGGCCAGGGCCACGTCGGACAGCATCCTGCAGAGCGACCTCACTATCCACCACCTCATCAAGAGCATGGAAGATGGAGTCGGACCCTTACCAC AGATCGAGGCGGTCAAGTTGACGCGGCTCATCTTCAACCGCCTCTTTGATACGTGCAACGCGTGGACCAAGGAGCTGCCCTACCGCCGCCGCCCGCAGCCCTACTATGAGACGTCCATCCACGCCATCAAGAACATGAGGCGCAAGATGGAGGACAAGCATATCATCATCCCCGACTTCAACACGCTTTTCAACATTCAG GATCAAGAAGAACAGGCGTTCTTTGCCGTGTTTGACGGACACGGAGGCGTGGACGCCGCCATTTACGCCGCCAACCACCTCCACGTCAACCTGGCTCGCCAGGACTCGCTAAGCCAAGACCCCGGCGAGGCTCTGCGCCGCGCCTTCAAAATCACCGACGAGCACTTTGTCAGGAAAGCCTCGCGGGAG AACCTGCGCTGCGGCACCACGGGCGTGGTGACCTTCCTGCGCGGCCAGACGTTGCACGTGGCCTGGCTGGGAGACTCTCAAGTTATTCTGGTCCGTCGGGGAGAAGTGGTGGAGCTGATGAAACCGCACAAGCCAGACAGAGAG GATGAGAAGCAAAGGATCGAAGCTCTGGGAGGCTGCGTGATCTGGTTCGGGACGTGGAGGGTGAACGGCAGTCTGTCGGTATCCAGAGCCATCG GCGACTCGGAGCACAAGCCCTACATCTGCGGCGACGCCGACCACGCCGCCTTCCCGCTAGACGGTTCGGAGGACTACCTCCTCCTGGCCTGTGACGGCTTCTGGGACACGGTGAGTCCGGACGAGGCGGTGCGGGTGGTGAGCGATCACCTCCAGGAGAACGCCGGAGACACGGCCATGGTGGCGCACAAGCTGGTGGCCTCGGCCCGCGACGCCGGCTCCAGCGACAACATCACCGTCGTTGCCGTCTTCCTGCGGGACCCGCGCACCCCGCCGCCACCCGCCAGCAccgaggaggacgacgacgaggGCGCCGCCGAGGTGGAAGAGGAGCCCGTGGCCGATGCCAAGGAGGAAcccgaagaggaggaggaggaggaagaggaggacgcGGGAAGGGCGGAGCGAGGCGGCGAGGGGGGCAGCGCGGCGGACAACGGCGGCAAAAGCCGCGGAGGATGGCCCTTGCAGCAGTGCTCGGCGCCCGCCGACCTCGCCTACGAAGATCGGACCGACTCCTTCACGGACAGAACCAGCCTCAGCCTCGGGGTGCCCGCGCTGGGGGGTCGCATGCCTATCCTGCGGGGCTCGCACTTCCTAGAGAAGCGCCCGCTGAGGCGCAGATCCCGCCTCTCTTTCACGGACCCGCTGGGGCCCCGGACCACCTGGCTGTTCGGCCGGGTGCCCGGGCCGAGACGCCACCTCAGGTGTCGCCGTGGATTCGCCGAGCCGCCCGGTTCTTCACCCCTCCACGCCATCTGGAGGCCCGGCGCGGCCGTGCCCCGACTTTCCCGCGACGCCACCATCTGA